Below is a genomic region from Anoxybacillus flavithermus.
TAATGTTTTTGTTGTACGCGAACCGTACTCGAAAGCGTTTAGGCTTAAATACACATCTGTTTTTCGTTTTTTCGCCTCTTTGAGAAGTGCATCTAAATCGTTAAGCCCATAGAAGCGGTGTTTTTTGTTAGCTAATTGTAGCGTACAAACAAAGCCTGTTTTCTTCGATTCTGATAAATAACAATCATGCCATTCTTCAATGTATGTTTCTTGGACTTGCAACAAAAAAGCCACGTCGAAAACTCCTTTCAACGTGACTGCATCTCCGTTTTTAGCAACATCCCCCAAAAAATGTATGGAAAAACAGGACACATCATTGTTGAAATGTGCCTTCACTTAGTTTATTATTTTTGATAGGTTGATTTCGTTTGGGGTGGTTGCTTCTCAGTGTTGCCAGCACTGAGAGGGATGCAGCCACTTTTTTATTTTTTCCGTTCTCTCTATCTGTCTGTTATTCTATCAAACTTTGACACAAATCTACAACTTAGGGTTGAAAACGAAAAGAAGGGGAACGCCACTTTGCGTAATCCCCTTTCTGTATGTTATAATGGATTAGCCTGTTTTTTTAAGAAGCCATCGTGTAGCCGCACGGTGGCTTTATTCATTTTCAAGCGGTTTGATCTCTGGATTGAATGATACAAGAATGACTTTGCCGATGACTTCGACCTGTCTTTCTGGAATGATTCGAGTTGTGCCATTGTCATACGCCATCACAATCCGATTTTCGCGCCGAGTGAAGCGGCAAACATGAATCTTTCCATCCACCGCTAACACCGCAACATCTTTCCCGTTTGGCAGCGGCTTAACACTCGTATCCACTATTGCCGTATCACCGGCTAATATCGTCGGAGCCATTTGATCATCAGTTACGTGTAAAACAAATAGATTCCCCATTTCCCATCATTCCTCCATATAATCCGCATAACCAGAGTA
It encodes:
- a CDS encoding S24 family peptidase: MGNLFVLHVTDDQMAPTILAGDTAIVDTSVKPLPNGKDVAVLAVDGKIHVCRFTRRENRIVMAYDNGTTRIIPERQVEVIGKVILVSFNPEIKPLENE